The following proteins are co-located in the Mesotoga sp. UBA6090 genome:
- a CDS encoding SPL family radical SAM protein, translating to MHFQKRIREEKQCRIDPYMIEEIRASKALTKSSIPLTDFTVNPYVGCTIGCKYCFARFIGSFKYCHGRWGRDVQVRKNIVSLLRKEITYHPKRAVFLSTACDPYQHIEEKYEITREILRILISHRIPVLVMSKSALVRRDIDLLRASEGEARVLITVTTDIDDVRKILEPGSSSFEERLETIDMLIANGIEVGAFVGPVLPMNATRVAFELSKRVEEVHLDPMNYTFQVRGIYREFGWQRWLSTEAYENVREEFSRLLQVD from the coding sequence ATGCACTTTCAAAAACGCATTCGTGAAGAGAAACAATGTAGAATCGATCCGTATATGATTGAAGAGATAAGAGCAAGCAAAGCCCTTACAAAATCAAGCATTCCTTTAACCGATTTCACGGTCAATCCTTATGTTGGATGCACAATTGGCTGCAAATACTGTTTTGCAAGGTTCATCGGCTCTTTCAAGTACTGCCACGGCAGATGGGGCAGAGACGTTCAGGTTCGTAAGAATATTGTCTCTCTTCTGCGAAAAGAGATTACTTACCATCCCAAGCGAGCCGTGTTTCTCAGCACGGCCTGTGATCCATATCAGCATATAGAAGAGAAGTATGAAATCACCCGTGAAATACTGAGAATACTTATCTCCCATCGGATTCCTGTATTAGTAATGTCAAAGTCCGCTTTGGTCAGAAGAGATATAGACCTGCTGAGAGCCTCTGAAGGAGAAGCGAGGGTTTTAATAACGGTAACTACGGACATAGACGATGTCAGAAAGATTCTTGAACCAGGTTCATCTTCCTTTGAAGAAAGGCTCGAGACAATCGACATGCTTATTGCCAACGGCATCGAGGTCGGTGCCTTTGTCGGTCCGGTTCTCCCGATGAACGCGACCAGAGTTGCCTTTGAGCTTTCAAAGAGGGTCGAAGAAGTACACTTAGATCCAATGAACTACACTTTTCAGGTTAGAGGCATCTACAGAGAATTCGGCTGGCAGAGATGGCTCAGCACCGAGGCTTACGAAAATGTCAGAGAAGAATTCTCCCGATTACTGCAGGTCGATTAG
- a CDS encoding RidA family protein, with translation MLRVISTDKAPAAVGPYSQAIAAGGFLFVSGQIPLNPLTGELVTDFEGACRQSLENLFAVVAAGGSSLDNIVKVNIYVRDMGKFSILNEIYMTYFKEHKPARAVVEVSNLPKNAPVEMEAVAIIP, from the coding sequence GTGTTGAGGGTTATCAGTACTGACAAGGCGCCGGCGGCGGTTGGACCATATTCTCAAGCAATTGCGGCGGGTGGTTTTCTCTTTGTTTCTGGACAGATCCCCCTCAACCCGTTGACCGGTGAGCTGGTGACAGATTTCGAAGGAGCATGCAGACAGTCACTGGAGAATTTATTCGCGGTTGTCGCCGCCGGCGGGTCGAGTCTGGACAATATCGTGAAAGTGAACATCTATGTTAGGGATATGGGGAAATTCTCGATACTAAATGAAATCTACATGACGTATTTCAAGGAACACAAGCCCGCGAGAGCTGTCGTTGAAGTCTCTAACTTGCCCAAGAATGCGCCGGTAGAAATGGAAGCTGTGGCGATAATACCGTAA
- the thrS gene encoding threonine--tRNA ligase yields MGISIKLPDGSIREYGRRVTPAEIARDISEGLARRTFGAVVDEELWDLERPIESDASVRLVLDKDPEAAVFFRHTMSHILAQAVIRIYGKEKVKLAIGPTIENGFYYDIDLGDIRITEEDLPKIESEMNRIIKEDLTVERFELPVSDAVALMKKEDQPYKVELIEDLIKDTGAKTVTFYRQGEFVDLCRGPHISSTGKVKYFKLTSVSGAYWRGDEKNKMLQRVYGTAFAKKSDLEDYLKMIEEAKKRDHRKLGPALGLFTINYEYAPGMPVFLPKGTEMLNQLLQFSREKHIEDGYREVSTPQVMSDALWRTSGHWDHYRDNMYFTEKEDQQFAVKPMNCPGHIIVYKSSSVSYRDLPMKLFEFGKVHRYERSGVLHGLFRVRGFVQDDAHIFCTREQIQQEIMGVIDFVEKIYSPFNFEYRAELSTRPEDYMGEVELWDIATKALEDSLKAKNMEFKVNEGDGAFYGPKIDYHIKDSLGREWQCATIQLDFMMPERFGIKYIGPDNEEYQPVMIHRAIFGSVERFMGILIEHFAGAFPTWFAPTQVAVIPIADRHIEYAESVASELKNKGFRVEVDDRQKSTNYKIRDAQMLKVPYMLIVGDREREYGTVSVRLRSEKDLGSIELDSFIEKLSEEIKTRRVTSVFE; encoded by the coding sequence ATGGGTATTTCTATAAAACTGCCCGACGGTTCTATAAGAGAATACGGGCGAAGAGTGACACCAGCGGAGATTGCAAGAGACATTTCCGAGGGGCTGGCCAGGCGAACTTTCGGTGCGGTAGTTGATGAAGAGCTGTGGGATCTGGAAAGACCTATTGAGAGTGACGCTTCGGTTAGATTGGTACTTGATAAGGATCCTGAAGCGGCAGTCTTTTTCAGACATACAATGTCGCATATTCTTGCTCAGGCAGTAATAAGAATTTATGGTAAGGAGAAAGTCAAGCTTGCCATAGGGCCTACAATCGAGAATGGATTTTACTACGACATAGATCTGGGCGATATAAGAATAACTGAAGAGGATTTGCCGAAGATCGAATCTGAGATGAACAGGATAATCAAAGAAGATCTCACCGTGGAGAGGTTTGAGTTGCCCGTGAGTGATGCAGTAGCTCTCATGAAGAAGGAGGACCAGCCTTATAAGGTAGAGCTCATTGAGGATCTGATAAAGGACACCGGCGCAAAAACCGTCACATTCTACAGGCAGGGAGAATTCGTCGATCTTTGCAGGGGTCCTCACATTTCTTCGACTGGCAAGGTCAAGTATTTCAAGCTCACATCGGTATCCGGTGCGTACTGGAGAGGCGATGAGAAGAACAAAATGCTTCAGAGAGTTTATGGAACGGCCTTCGCAAAGAAGAGCGATCTCGAGGATTATCTCAAGATGATTGAAGAGGCAAAGAAGAGGGATCACAGGAAGCTTGGTCCGGCGCTTGGCCTCTTCACAATCAATTACGAATACGCGCCCGGAATGCCTGTATTCCTTCCAAAGGGAACGGAGATGCTCAATCAGCTACTTCAATTCTCGAGAGAGAAGCACATTGAAGACGGCTACAGAGAAGTGAGTACGCCACAGGTTATGTCGGATGCCCTGTGGAGAACATCAGGTCACTGGGATCATTACAGGGACAACATGTACTTCACGGAGAAAGAGGACCAGCAGTTTGCGGTGAAGCCAATGAATTGTCCCGGTCATATCATAGTCTACAAGTCCTCGTCTGTGAGCTACAGAGATCTTCCAATGAAACTCTTTGAGTTCGGAAAGGTCCACAGATACGAACGTTCCGGTGTTCTGCACGGTCTGTTCAGAGTGAGGGGATTCGTTCAGGACGATGCTCACATATTCTGTACCAGAGAACAGATACAGCAGGAGATCATGGGAGTGATCGACTTCGTAGAGAAGATATATTCGCCTTTCAATTTCGAGTACAGGGCGGAGCTTTCGACGAGGCCTGAAGATTACATGGGCGAAGTGGAGCTCTGGGATATTGCTACAAAGGCACTTGAGGATTCCCTGAAGGCAAAGAATATGGAGTTTAAGGTGAATGAAGGCGATGGTGCCTTTTACGGTCCGAAGATAGATTATCACATAAAGGATTCACTCGGAAGAGAATGGCAGTGCGCGACCATTCAGCTGGATTTCATGATGCCGGAACGATTTGGAATCAAGTATATCGGTCCTGACAACGAGGAGTATCAGCCCGTTATGATTCACAGAGCCATCTTCGGTTCAGTTGAGAGATTCATGGGGATACTTATCGAGCACTTCGCAGGAGCCTTCCCAACGTGGTTTGCTCCGACCCAGGTTGCAGTTATCCCCATAGCCGACAGACACATCGAATACGCTGAGTCAGTCGCTTCTGAACTGAAGAACAAGGGGTTCAGAGTCGAGGTTGATGACAGGCAGAAATCCACAAATTACAAAATTCGGGACGCGCAGATGCTCAAAGTGCCCTATATGTTGATAGTCGGGGATAGAGAAAGAGAGTACGGCACCGTATCGGTAAGACTGCGAAGTGAAAAAGATCTTGGATCCATTGAACTCGACTCGTTTATCGAGAAGCTCTCTGAAGAGATCAAGACTAGAAGGGTCACGAGTGTTTTTGAATGA